One window of the Eucalyptus grandis isolate ANBG69807.140 chromosome 6, ASM1654582v1, whole genome shotgun sequence genome contains the following:
- the LOC104450422 gene encoding LOW QUALITY PROTEIN: uncharacterized PE-PGRS family protein PE_PGRS54 (The sequence of the model RefSeq protein was modified relative to this genomic sequence to represent the inferred CDS: deleted 2 bases in 1 codon) — MDEGEGGYGEGGDQLDQFHRNEAISAVADEGFLVEEDDDYEDLYNDVNVGENFLQTMRKNEDLGFRNDVVEEKKKVEPPMVAPEPVQAVSIPGVGGGESGGVGGVVDGGGILGFRGIRTRVLEGMMKGPSGSGLVVAQQRSGGLRVELGPGSSKVNEMEVQSGSRSDVGPQGIGQQAHAGGLGNVANVGSIPSIGNEVLARQSAGAAVKGVGGNGMVNPGVNNVSAGAVAGAGAVAGASASVVTNSGGGAGGGGGGTILFVGDLHWWTTDAELEGELCKYGPVKEVKFFDEKASGKSKGYCQVEFYDPTAATACKEGMNGHIFNGRPCVVAFASPYSVKRMGEAQVNRNQQMAQASLSQTRRGPNEPTAKTGGNNITTGGNYQGGDNNRGFGRGNWGRGNSGMGNRGPVGPMRNRGAGVGGRGIMGNGGNGFGQGIGGTPPLLHPQSMMGQGFDPAFGGPMGRMGSYGGFPGAPTPPFSGIMPSFPGGPMGGVGLPGVAPHVNPAFFGRGMPMNAMGMMPTSGVEGPNMGMWSDPNMGGWGGEDHGGGRAAESSYGEEAASDHQYGEVTHERGGWPPNKEKDRSFERDWSGSSDRRYRDDREPGYDREMPREKDGGHDHEWSERRHREDRDISRERDRERDRDRERSRERERDRERDRERDRDRERDRYREDRDRYADHHRYRDREAEHDDEYERGRSSRTHSKSRVLQEEDHRSKSRDADYGKRRRLTSE; from the exons atgGACGAAGGGGAGGGAGGGTACGGGGAGGGCGGGGATCAGCTGGATCAGTTCCACCGCAACGAGGCGATCTCTGCGGTCGCCGATGAGGGGTTCTTGGTCGAGGAGGACGACGATTACGAGGACCTGTACAACGATGTGAATGTCGGGGAGAATTTCCTCCAGACCATGCGGAAGAACGAGGATTTAGGGTTTAGAAACGACGTcgtggaggagaagaagaaggtcgAGCCTCCGATGGTCGCGCCCGAGCCTGTTCAGGCCGTTTCGATACCTGGTGTCGGGGGTGGTGAGAGTGGGGGCGTTGGTGGCGTCGTCGATGGGGGAGGGATTCTAGGGTTTCGGGGTATCAGAACCAGGGTTTTAGAGGGAATG ATGAAGGGACCGAGTGGATCGGGGCTGGTGGTGGCACAACAGCGGAGCGGAGGGCTTCGTGTTGAATTAGGGCCGGGGTCTAGTAAGGTTAACGAAATGGAGGTACAGAGTGGGAGTAGAAGTGACGTAGGGCCTCAAGGGATTGGACAGCAGGCGCATGCTGGTGGTCTAGGTAATGTTGCAAACGTTGGTAGCATTCCTAGTATCGGAAATGAGGTTTTAGCTAGGCAAAGTGCGGGAGCAGCTGTGAAAGGCGTTGGTGGAAATGGGATGGTGAATCCGGGTGTCAATAACGTATCTGCTGGTGCCGtcgctggtgctggtgctgttGCTGGTGCTAGTGCTAGTGTTGTGACTAATTCGGGTGGAGGtgcaggaggaggaggtggaggaacAATACTGTTTGTGGGGGATTTGCATTGGTGGACGACAGATGCTGAGCTGGAGGGAGAGCTGTGCAAATATGGGCCGGTGAAGGAGGTCAAATTTTTCGACGAGAAAGCAAGTGGAAAGTCCAAAGGGTATTGCCAGGTTGAGTTTTATGACCCAACTGCTGCGACAGCCTGTAAGGAAGGGATGAATGGACATATTTTCAATGGTAGACCATGTGTAGTTGCTTTTGCATCGCCTTATAGTGTTAAGAGAATGGGAGAAGCTCAAGTGAATAGGAATCAACAAATGGCTCAGGCTTCACTTTCTCAGACCAGACGAGGGCCTAATGAACCTACAGCGAAGACTGGAGGAAATAATATTACCACTGGTGGCAACTACCAAGGTGGTGATAATAACAGAGGGTTTGGGAGAGGAAACTGGGGCAGGGGCAATTCAGGTATGGGAAATAGGGGTCCTGTTGGTCCAATGAGAAACAGGGGTGCTGGAGTCGGTGGGAGAGGCATCATGGGTAATGGGGGCAATGGTTTTGGCCAGGGTATTGGCGGTACCCCGCCATTATTACACCCTCAGTCGATGATGGGTCAGGGTTTTGATCCAGCTTTCGGTGGACCGATGGGTAGGATGGGGAGCTATGGTGGCTTCCCTGGTGCTCCTACTCCTCCATTTTCTGGTATAATGCCTTCGTTCCCTGGTGGACCTATGGGAGGTGTTGGCTTACCTGGTGTAGCTCCTCATGTGAATCCTGCATTCTTTGGGAGAGGGATGCCGATGAATGCAATGGGGATGATGCCCACATCTGGTGTTGAGGGACCCAACATGGGCATGTGGTCTGATCCTAATATGGGTGGATGGGGCGGTGAGGATCATGGTGGGGGTCGAGCAGCTGAGTCCAGTTATGGGGAAGAAGCTGCTTCTGATCATCAGTATGGTGAGGTGACTCATGAGAGAGGGGGTTGGCCACCCAACAAGGAAAAGGATAGGAGTTTCGAGAGGGACTGGTCAGGTTCTTCTGACAGAAGGTACCGTGATGATAGAGAACCGGGCTATGACAGAGAAATGCCTAGAGAGAAGGATGGGGGTCATGATCACGAGTGGTCAGAGAGGAGGCACCGGGAGGATAGAGATATAAGTAGGGAACGCGACAGAGAACGTGATAGGGACAGGGAACGGTCCCGTGAACGTGAAAGAGATAGGGAAAGGGACCGGGAAAGGGACAGGGACCGAGAACGGGATCGATACAGGGAGGACAGAGACAGATACGCAGATCATCATAGGTACAGGGACCGCGAGGCAGAGCATGATGACGAGTATGAAAGAGGACGGTCCTCAAGAACTCATAGCAAGTCAAGAGTATTGCAAGAGGAGGACCATCGCTCAAAATCAAGGGATGCTGATTATGGAAAGAGGCGTCGCCTTACCTCTGAATAA
- the LOC104450418 gene encoding fasciclin-like arabinogalactan protein 1 encodes MQLRRRHLLLPLALSFLAAALTVARAHNITRLLAKHPEFSTFNHYLTETHLAAEINSRTTITVMALDNAAMSRLLAPHPTIATLKNVLSLHVLLDYFGPKKLHQITNGTALAATLFQATGSAPGSTGFVNITDLKGGKVGFAPEDNNGRLDTYFVKGLEEIPYNISIIQISNALPSDVAAAPTPGPSEMNLTRLMSAHGCKVFADTLDANADAMKTYEDNVEGGLTTFCPLDDPFKQFLPKYKNLSAPGKASFLEFFAIPMYLSMAMLKSNNGPMNTLATDGASKYDFTVQNDGEEVTLKTRVNKVKITGTLLDEQPLAIYSIDKVLMPKELFKTAALTPAPAPAPEKAADSPKSSKAKSPPATADSPADSPESDPADQTADSNGSVRFKSARSGFLVLSLWFGVHFLL; translated from the exons ATGcagctccgccgccgccacctcctcctccccctcgcCCTCTCCTTCCTCGCCGCGGCCCTCACCGTCGCCCGCGCGCACAACATCACGCGCCTCCTGGCGAAGCACCCGGAGTTCTCGACCTTCAACCACTACCTGACGGAGACCCACCTGGCGGCGGAGATCAACAGCCGCACCACCATCACCGTCATGGCCCTCGACAACGCCGCCATGAGCCGCCTCCTCGCCCCCCACCCCACCATCGCCACCCTCAAGAACGTCCTCTCCCTCCACGTCCTCCTCGACTACTTCGGCCCCAAGAAGCTCCACCAGATCACCAACGGCACCGCCCTCGCCGCCACCCTCTTCCAGGCCACCGGCTCCGCCCCCGGCTCCACCGGCTTCGTCAACATCACCGACCTCAAGGGCGGCAAGGTCGGGTTCGCCCCGGAGGACAACAACGGCCGCCTCGACACCTACTTCGTCAAGGGCCTCGAGGAGATCCCCTACAACATCTCCATCATCCAGATCAGCAACGCCCTCCCCTCCGACGTGGCCGCGGCGCCGACGCCGGGGCCCAGTGAGATGAACCTGACGAGGCTGATGTCGGCGCACGGGTGCAAGGTGTTCGCCGACACGCTGGACGCGAACGCGGACGCCATGAAGACTTACGAG GACAATGTGGAAGGAGGGTTGACCACATTTTGCCCTCTCGATGATCCCTTCAAGCAATTTCTGCCCAAGTACAAGAACTTGTCTGCACCGGGAAAGGCCTCTTTCCTCGAGTTCTTCGCCATACCGATGTACCTGTCCATGGCCATGTTGAAGTCCAACAATGGACCGATGAACACTTTGGCAACCGACGGGGCAAGCAAGTACGACTTCACGGTGCAGAACGATGGCGAAGAGGTGACCCTAAAGACCAGAGTCAACAAGGTTAAGATCACTGGGACTCTGCTAGACGAGCAGCCGCTGGCAATCTATTCGATCGACAAGGTTCTGATGCCGAAGGAGTTGTTTAAGACGGCAGCCCTGACTCCGGCCCCGGCTCCTGCACCTGAGAAGGCGGCCGATTCGCCAAAGTCTTCGAAGGCAAAGTCGCCACCAGCTACTGCGGACTCACCAGCTGACTCTCCCGAGAGTGATCCGGCTGATCAGACCGCAGATAGTAACGGCAGTGTGAGGTTCAAAAGCGCAAGATCTGGTTTTCTGGTATTGAGCTTGTGGTTTGGTGTGCATTTTCTGCTATGA
- the LOC104450419 gene encoding protein TIC 20-v, chloroplastic — MTISNLFSPSTPSKPFLLLPPSPSLASPPLGRPPLVSARPRLPVAARSKNGGESVDAPDRLISAVCYFYPFFDGVQYGKYVINQFAPIQALVQPLVPAIKVFKGFPLNGFLVFLTLYFVVVRNPNFSRYVRFNTMQAIVLDVLLIFPDLLERSFNPRDGLGLDLVMSLDSTVFLFLLVCLIYGSSSCLLGQIPRLPIVAEAAERQVL, encoded by the coding sequence ATGACCATCTCCAACCTCTTCTCCCCATCGACGCCCTCCAAGCCCTTCCtgctcctccctccctccccctccctcgcCTCTCCTCCTCTCGGCCGCCCGCCGCTCGTGTCCGCGCGGCCGCGGCTGCCCGTCGCCGCCCGGTCCAAGAACGGCGGCGAATCCGTCGACGCGCCCGACCGGCTGATCTCGGCCGTCTGCTACTTCTACCCCTTCTTCGACGGCGTCCAGTACGGCAAGTACGTCATCAACCAGTTCGCCCCGATTCAGGCCCTCGTCCAGCCCCTCGTCCCGGCCATCAAGGTGTTCAAAGGGTTCCCTCTCAACGGGTTCCTGGTGTTCCTGACGCTCTACTTCGTGGTGGTGCGGAACCCCAACTTCAGCCGCTACGTCCGGTTCAACACCATGCAGGCCATCGTGCTCGACGTGTTGCTGATTTTCCCCGATTTGCTCGAGCGGAGCTTCAACCCCCGGGATGGGTTGGGGTTGGACTTGGTGATGAGTTTGGACAGCACCGTGTTCTTGTTCCTCCTCGTGTGCTTGATTTATGGGTCGTCCTCTTGCTTGCTGGGCCAGATTCCAAGATTGCCCATTGTCGCCGAAGCTGCCGAGAggcaagttctttga